The Microcebus murinus isolate Inina chromosome 4, M.murinus_Inina_mat1.0, whole genome shotgun sequence genome has a segment encoding these proteins:
- the LOC105861280 gene encoding olfactory receptor 5D13-like, producing the protein MLLPEGNHSLGATFTLLGFSEYADIQVPLFLVFLIIYMVTVLGNLGMILIIRINPKLHMPMYFFLSHLSFVDFCYSTTVTPKLLENLVVEDRTISFTGCIMQFFFACIFAVAETFMLAVMAYDRFVAVCNPLLYTVVMSPKLCASLVSGPYAWGIVCSLTLTYFILTLSFCGSNVLNNFVCEHSVIISVSCSDPYISQVLCFVIAMFDEVSSLGIILITYIFIFVTILKMPSAGGRQKAFSTCASHLTAITIFHGTVLFLYCVPNSKNSWLIIKVGSVFYTVVIPMLNPLIYSLRNKDVKDSVRKLMNHLTKFC; encoded by the coding sequence ATGTTGTTACCAGAAGGAAATCACAGTTTGGGAGCCACATTTACCCTCTTGGGCTTCTCAGAGTATGCAGATATCCAGGTGCCTCTGTTCCTGGTGTTCCTGATCATCTACATGGTCACTGTGCTGGGGAACCTGGGCATGATCCTGATCATCAGGATCAACCCCAAACTGCACATGcccatgtactttttcctcaGCCACTTGTCCTTTGTCGATTTCTGTTATTCCACCACAGTGACACCTAAACTGCTGGAGAACTTGGTTGTGGAGGACAGGACCATCTCCTTTACAGGATGCATCATGCAGTTCTTCTTTGCCTGTATCTTCGCGGTTGCAGAAACGTTCATGTTGGCAGTGATGGCCTATGACCGATTCGTGGCAGTTTGTAACCCTCTGCTCTACACAGTTGTCATGTCCCCAAAGCTCTGTGCATCATTAGTGTCTGGGCCGTATGCATGGGGTATAGTCTGTTCTCTGACACTCACCTATTTTATCTTGACATTATCTTTCTGTGGTTCTAACGTCCTCAATAATTTTGTCTGTGAGCACTCTGTCATCATTTCTGTCTCCTGTTCTGATCCCTACATCAGCCAAGTGCTTTGCTTTGTCATTGCCATGTTCGATGAGGTGAGCAGCCTGGGAATCATTCTCATTAcctatattttcatctttgtcaCTATCCTAAAAATGCCTTCTGCTGGTGGGCGCCAAAAAGCTTTCTCTACCTGTGCCTCTCACCTGACAGCCATCACCATTTTTCATGGGACTGTCCTGTTCCTTTATTGTGTACCCAACTCTAAAAACTCATGGCTCATAATCAAAGTAGGTTCTGTATTTTACACAGTGGTCATCCCAATGCTGAATCCTTTGATCTACAGCCTCAGGAACAAAGATGTAAAAGACAGCGTCAGGAAGTTAATGAATCACCTAACAAAATTTTGTTGA
- the OR5D14 gene encoding olfactory receptor 5D14 yields the protein MVMGARNLSVEITFALLGFTDHPELQIPLFLVFLIMYIITVIGNLGMIIIIKINPKFHTPMYFFLSHLSFVDFCYSSIVTPKLLENLVMADKSIFYFSCMLQYFLSCTAVVTESFLLAVMAYDRFVAICNPLLYTVVMSQRLCALLVAGSYLWGMFGPLVLLCYALRLGFSGHNVINHFFCEYTALIAVSSSNTHIPHLLLFGFATFNEVSTLLIILTSYVFIFVTVLKIRSASGRRKAFSTCASHLTAITIFHGTILSLYCVPNSKNSRQTVKVASVFYTVVNPMLNPLIYSLRNKDVKDAFRKLIDTKGPFY from the coding sequence ATGGTGATGGGTGCAAGAAATCTGAGTGTGGAGATAACCTTTGCCCTCTTAGGGTTCACAGATCACCCAGAGCTTCAGATTCCTCTCTTCCTAGTGTTTCTGATCATGTACATCATCACTGTGATTGGAAACCTTGGGATGATAATAATCATTAAGATTAACCCCAAATttcacacccccatgtacttttTCCTTAGTCACCtctcttttgttgatttttgttacTCTTCCATCGTCACTCCCAAGCTGCTTGAGAACTTGGTCATGGCAGACAAAAGCATCTTCTACTTTAGCTGCATGCTGCAGTACTTCCTGTCCTGCACTGCGGTAGTGACAGAGTCCTTCTTGCTGGCAGTCATGGCCTATGACCGTTTTGTGGCCATCTGTAACCCTCTGCTCTATACAGTGGTCATGTCACAGAGGCTCTGTGCCCTGCTGGTGGCTGGGTCGTATCTCTGGGGTATGTTTGGCCCCTTGGTTCTCCTTTGCTATGCTCTCCGCTTAGGCTTTTCTGGACATAATGTAATCAACCACTTTTTCTGTGAATACACTGCTCTCATCGCTGTCTCAAGCTCCAATACACACATCCCCCACCTGCTGCTTTTTGGCTTCGCCACCTTCAATGAGGTAAGTACGCTACTGATCATCCTCACttcctatgtttttatttttgtgactgtACTGAAAATCCGTTCTGCCAGCGGGCGTCGCaaagccttctccacctgtgcctcccacctGACGGCCATCACCATCTTCCACGGGACCATCCTTTCCCTCTACTGTGTGCCCAACTCCAAAAACTCTCGGCAGACAGTCAAAGTCGCCTCTGTGTTTTACACAGTTGTCAACCCCATGCTGAACCCTCTGATCTATAGCCTGAGGAATAAAGATGTGAAGGATGCGTTTCGGAAATTAATAGACACAAAAGGCCCATTTTACTGA